Proteins from a genomic interval of Betta splendens chromosome 10, fBetSpl5.4, whole genome shotgun sequence:
- the jakmip1 gene encoding janus kinase and microtubule-interacting protein 1 isoform X3, whose amino-acid sequence MSSTTPPAAPPLKKGRKPERSEVMADPVQATNEELRSKIMDIQIELQQERGKVCKLRERLQEQRQARELEQHKHAVAITDLRAKLHEEKLREIAAAREALARQHDVELARAIKIRDAEVQRLQGLVNALRDGAADKLKNALLAEAREEARRAFDGERLKLQQEIQEQKTARKQAEEALANAVQADKAKAADLRTAYQQHQDEVHRIKRDCEKDIRRLMDELKAKNRVVGALERELGVQAGYAQKLQLQKEALDEQLGQVREAERYNHGSPKREVMPGLGDNPDLLNNQDTEERDIRRFQLKIAELHSVIRKLEDRNALLADERNELLKRVREAESQMKPMFEKNKRLSKKNDDLLQTLQRMEEKLKTVSRENAEMKEKASSPRPPSQQQLIQPQLKRPSSLTDLSHAHEEQEVEFLKLQVAEQRGIIDELMQERDRLVMSKKTKRKPFKLSKRHVVETYFGFDEESIDSETSSLTSYNTDLTDRTPATPEEDLEESVSREESELRFRQLTREYQALQRAYALLQEQTGGSLDAEREARTREQLQLELSSCQAKIMDLEKALAERGQDSKWVEEKQYLLRTNQELHEKIGVLQQAQSRLQAEVQDARDQNELLEFRVLELEERERRSPALNLHMSAFPENSSSALQIYCHQEGVKDVIIPELMKKLDILGDNGNLRNEEQVAVIQAGTVISLCEKWLKQIDSTEAALTQKMIDLENDKELFSKQKGFLEEELDYRKQALDQAYMRIEELEATLYSALQQEQPACQAVAESLTDRQREELRLAVDKLRRQILRQSRQYDSQILQERMELLQQAQQRIRELEDRLDMQKRQIKEIEEKFLFLFLFFSLAFILWP is encoded by the exons ATGTCATCAACCACCCCACCGGCGGCACCACCCCTTAAAAAGGGAAGGAAGCCTGAGAGATCGGAGGTGATGGCTGACCCCGTGCAGGCCACCAATGAAGAGCTGAGGAGCAAAATCATGGACATCCAaattgagctgcagcaggagaggggaaag GTATGCAAGCTGCGGGAGCGGCTCCAGGAGCAGCGGCAGGCTCGGGAGCTTGAACAGCACAAGCATGCCGTGGCCATCACCGACCTGCGTGCCAAGCTGCACGAAGAGAAGCTCCGCGAGATCGCGGCCGCTCGCGAGGCGCTGGCGAGGCAGCACGACGTTGAGCTGGCGCGGGCCATCAAGATCCGGGATGCTGAAGTTCAGAGGCTTCAGGGGCTTGTAAACGCGCTGAGGGACGGAGCagctgacaagctcaaaaatgccCTTCTTGCAGAGGCGAGGGAGGAGGCCAGGAGGGCCTTTGATGGGGAGAggctaaagctgcagcaggag ATCCAGGAACAGAAGACAGCCAGGaaacaggcagaggaggcgcTCGCCAACGCCGTGCAAGCGGATAAAGCCAAAGCAGCGGATCTCCGCACGGCGTACCAACAGCACCAGGATGAGGTGCATCGCATCAAACGCGACTGTGAGAAAGACATCCGTCGCCTG ATGGATGAGTTGAAGGCGAAGAACCGCGTGGTGGGTGCTCTGGAGAGAGAGCTCGGCGTGCAGGCCGGCTACGCCCAGAAACTGCAGCTCCAGAAGGAAGCTCTGGATGAGCAGCTGGGCCAGGTACGGGAGGCTGAGAGGTACAACCACGGCAGCCCCAAGAGGGAAGTCATGCCTGGCCTGGGCGACAACCCAGATCTTCTCAACAACCAG GACACCGAGGAGCGTGACATCAGGAGGTTCCAGCTGAAGATCGCAGAGCTTCACTCTGTGATCAGAAAGCTGGAGGACAGAAATGCACTGCTGGCCGACGAGAGGAATGAACTA TTGAAGCGGGTGCGAGAGGCAGAGAGCCAGATGAAGCCCATGTTTGAGAAGAACAAGCGCCTGTCCAAAAAGAACGATGACcttctgcagacgctgcagcggATGGAGGAGAAGCTTAAGACCGTGAGCAGGGAGAACGCTGAGATG aAAGAGAAAGCCTCCTCCCCTCGACCACCCTCACAGCAACAACTCATTCAGCCACAGCTGAAGCGGCCCAGCTCCCTGACAGACCTGAGCCATGCCCACgaagagcaggaggtggagttCCTCAAGCTGCAGGTTGCTGAGCAACGCGGCATCATTGATGAGCTCATGCAG GAACGTGACCGATTGGTGATGAGCAAAAAGACCAAGAGGAAACCATTCAAACTGTCAAAA AGGCATGTTGTGGAGACATATTTTGGATTTGATGAGGAGTCGATAGACTCCGAGACCTCTTCTCTCACATCCTATAACACTGACCTCACTGACCGCACACCTGCAACTCCAGAGGAAGATTTGGAAGAG AGTGTTTCCCGTGAAGAGTCAGAGCTTCGTTTCCGTCAGCTCACCAGAGAATACCAGGCTCTTCAGCGGGCCTACGCCCTCCTTCAGGAACAGACTGGAGGCTCCCTGGATGCCGAGAGGGAGGCCAGG ACAcgtgaacagctgcagctggagcttaGCAGCTGCCAGGCCAAGATCATGGATCTAGAAAAGGCCCTGGCCGAGAGGGGGCAG GATTCGAAGTGGGTAGAGGAAAAGCAGTACTTGCTCAGGACCAACCAGGAACTTCATGAGAAG atcGGTGTGTTGCAGCAGGCCCAGTCGCGGCTGCAGGCTGAAGTCCAGGATGCCCGGGACCAGAACGAGCTGCTGGAGTTCAGGGTGCTAGAACTGGAA GAGAGGGAGCGCAGATCTCCTGCCCTCAACCTGCACATGTCTGCGTTCcctgagaacagcagcagtgcCCTGCAGATCTACTGCCACCAGGAGGGAGTCAAG GATGTAATTATTCCTGAGCTGATGAAGAAACTGGATATCTTGGGGGATAATGGG AATCTCAGAAATGAAGAGCAGGTAGCTGTGATCCAGGCCGGAACCGTGATCTCTCTGTGTGAAAAG TGGCTGAAGCAAATAGACAGCACCGAGGCCGCTTTGACACAGAAGATGATTGATCTGGAAAATGACAAG GAGCTGTTTAGTAAGCAGAAAGGATTCcttgaggaggagctggactacAGGAAGCAGGCCTTGGACCAGGCATATATG AGgatcgaggagctggaggccacgCTGTATAGcgctctgcagcaggagcagccggCATGCCAGGCGGTGGCCGAGtcgctgacagacaggcagagggaggagctgaggctaGCCGTGGACAAACTGCGGCGTCAGATTCTCCGGCAGAGCCGGCAGTATGACAGTCAGATCTTACAGGAGCGCATGGAGCTCCTACAGCAGGCCCAGCAG AGAATTagagagctggaggacaggCTTGACATGCAAAAGAGACAAATAAAGGAAATAGAAGAAAAG tttttgttcctttttttgtttttctctttagcATTTATTCTTTGGCCTTAA